In a single window of the Cydia pomonella isolate Wapato2018A chromosome 2, ilCydPomo1, whole genome shotgun sequence genome:
- the LOC133534455 gene encoding protein tipE isoform X1, with amino-acid sequence MADEEKLPIPPTFLEKLLFYTTATFVLLATFSLFAFLFLVPFVIEPAFTTIFMQFDPVGALCVTAQVKHLVGASNCSWASCREGCTKDLYECIQIRVNYKLGASPNISATEYENLIRAERAIREYEYENYEATGDKNYPEMAEETELADALPTGLQGNDSEWYFTGARLFPNVKGCGYPPILNCTIFLSKYRPLGNNYTCYYSRVDPGLVITDLDMWQNTLNLVYAMAIPIPSFIISVIYLTFAYFKIYNTEEESEQAPLQSDAEGMATGDDEKPTTPGSDTFREDLACFGHQLKMQLANEKSKEGFESNSPPISNSASLSGTKSSFVNA; translated from the coding sequence ATGGCCGACGAAGAGAAACTGCCGATACCCCCCACATTTCTCGAGAAACTATTATTCTACACAACAGCTACTTTCGTTCTTTTGGCTACCTTCAGTCTGTTTGCTTTCCTCTTTCTCGTACCATTCGTCATAGAGCCCGCCTTCACAACTATATTTATGCAGTTCGATCCGGTCGGAGCATTATGTGTGACCGCACAGGTCAAACACCTCGTGGGAGCCAGCAACTGCTCGTGGGCTTCTTGTAGGGAAGGCTGCACCAAAGATCTTTATGAGTGCATCCAGATAAGAGTCAACTACAAACTTGGTGCATCACCTAACATCTCAGCAACAGAATACGAGAACCTAATCAGAGCCGAAAGAGCTATAAGAGAATACGAATACGAGAACTACGAAGCTACAGGAGACAAAAATTATCCAGAAATGGCGGAGGAAACGGAGTTAGCCGATGCGTTACCAACCGGCCTTCAGGGCAACGACTCGGAATGGTACTTTACCGGTGCCCGTCTGTTTCCCAATGTCAAGGGCTGTGGATACCCTCCAATATTAAATTGTACAATATTCTTATCCAAGTATAGACCTTTAGGTAACAACTACACATGCTACTACAGCCGGGTGGACCCCGGTTTAGTCATAACAGACCTCGATATGTGGCAGAACACTTTAAACCTAGTATATGCGATGGCAATCCCGATACCGTCTTTCATTATTTCTGTGATCTATTTGACATTTGCTTACTTCAAGATATATAACACTGAGGAGGAGTCTGAACAAGCGCCTCTGCAGAGTGATGCTGAAGGCATGGCTACGGGAGACGATGAGAAGCCGACGACCCCGGGCAGCGACACATTCAGGGAAGACCTGGCCTGCTTCGGTCATCAGTTGAAAATGCAGCTGGCAAACGAGAAGTCCAAGGAAGGCTTCGAGTCAAATAGTCCACCAATTTCCAATTCGGCTTCGCTATCTGG
- the LOC133534455 gene encoding protein tipE isoform X2 — MADEEKLPIPPTFLEKLLFYTTATFVLLATFSLFAFLFLVPFVIEPAFTTIFMQFDPVGALCVTAQVKHLVGASNCSWASCREGCTKDLYECIQIRVNYKLGASPNISATEYENLIRAERAIREYEYENYEATGDKNYPEMAEETELADALPTGLQGNDSEWYFTGARLFPNVKGCGYPPILNCTIFLSKYRPLGNNYTCYYSRVDPGLVITDLDMWQNTLNLVYAMAIPIPSFIISVIYLTFAYFKIYNTEEESEQAPLQSDAEGMATGDDEKPTTPGSDTFREDLACFGHQLKMQLANEKSKEGFESNSPPISNSASLSG; from the coding sequence ATGGCCGACGAAGAGAAACTGCCGATACCCCCCACATTTCTCGAGAAACTATTATTCTACACAACAGCTACTTTCGTTCTTTTGGCTACCTTCAGTCTGTTTGCTTTCCTCTTTCTCGTACCATTCGTCATAGAGCCCGCCTTCACAACTATATTTATGCAGTTCGATCCGGTCGGAGCATTATGTGTGACCGCACAGGTCAAACACCTCGTGGGAGCCAGCAACTGCTCGTGGGCTTCTTGTAGGGAAGGCTGCACCAAAGATCTTTATGAGTGCATCCAGATAAGAGTCAACTACAAACTTGGTGCATCACCTAACATCTCAGCAACAGAATACGAGAACCTAATCAGAGCCGAAAGAGCTATAAGAGAATACGAATACGAGAACTACGAAGCTACAGGAGACAAAAATTATCCAGAAATGGCGGAGGAAACGGAGTTAGCCGATGCGTTACCAACCGGCCTTCAGGGCAACGACTCGGAATGGTACTTTACCGGTGCCCGTCTGTTTCCCAATGTCAAGGGCTGTGGATACCCTCCAATATTAAATTGTACAATATTCTTATCCAAGTATAGACCTTTAGGTAACAACTACACATGCTACTACAGCCGGGTGGACCCCGGTTTAGTCATAACAGACCTCGATATGTGGCAGAACACTTTAAACCTAGTATATGCGATGGCAATCCCGATACCGTCTTTCATTATTTCTGTGATCTATTTGACATTTGCTTACTTCAAGATATATAACACTGAGGAGGAGTCTGAACAAGCGCCTCTGCAGAGTGATGCTGAAGGCATGGCTACGGGAGACGATGAGAAGCCGACGACCCCGGGCAGCGACACATTCAGGGAAGACCTGGCCTGCTTCGGTCATCAGTTGAAAATGCAGCTGGCAAACGAGAAGTCCAAGGAAGGCTTCGAGTCAAATAGTCCACCAATTTCCAATTCGGCTTCGCTATCTGG